From the Mastacembelus armatus chromosome 14, fMasArm1.2, whole genome shotgun sequence genome, one window contains:
- the plekhb1 gene encoding pleckstrin homology domain-containing family B member 1, which translates to YAVVRVSSLANVLKRWKLNWCDLWIDGSLCFYKNESRRELEHRVSLKTTCVDVRSGLECGGVTPPESNPRENLIVVQLRDGSTVNLCANSEDDSIAWKLTLLETRRNPVFTYDPYDDSYQAVPLNSYHTVYITPGAGPGTHQVVVQRDPFDGVAEHLALGLLAGMAAGAAMRSFLWMPLFFC; encoded by the exons TATGCTGTGGTACGTGTCTCTTCTCTAGCTAATGTCCTAAAACGCTGGAAGTTAAACTGGTGTGACCTTTGGATTGATGGCAGCCTGTGCTTCTACAAGAACGAGAGCAGGCGAGAACTGGAGCACCGTGTCAGCCTCAAGACAACATGTGTAGATGTGCGGTCTGGCCTGGAATGTGGAG GTGTGACACCACCAGAGAGTAATCCTAGGGAGAATCTCATCGTGGTTCAGCTCAGAGACGGCTCAACAGTCAACCTGTGTGCCAACAGTGAGGATGACTCTAT agcGTGGAAACTGACTCTGTTAGAGACCAGGAGAAACCCG GTGTTCACATACGACCCATATGATGACTCCTACCAGGCCGTCCCCCTCAACAGCTATCACACTGTCTACATCACACCTGGAGCAGGACCAG GCACCCACCAGGTGGTTGTTCAGAGGGATCCGTTTGATGGAGTAGCTGAACATCTAGCACTGGGATTACTGGCAGGCATGGCAGCAGGGGCAGCCATGCGATCCTTCCTCTGGATGCCCCTCTTTTTCTGCTGA
- the LOC113143032 gene encoding lathosterol oxidase — MDLVLNVADYYVLTPYVYPASWPEDGALRQIISLLVLTNLGAAVLYLGLGAISYFFIFDHNLMKHPQFLENQVQREIKYALTSLPWISIPTVALFFAEVRGYSKLYDNVSESPLGWTGLFLSMISFLFFTDMCIYWIHRFLHHKLIYKLFHKPHHIWKIPTPFASHAFHPVDGFMQGLPYHIYPFIFPLHKVLYLVLYVFVNIWTISIHDGDYRVPSALMSVINGSAHHTDHHLFFDYNYGQYFTLWDRLGGSYRHPSALMGKGPHDLIRKLQAEGKLRNDSVKTKGQVNGHAQREVTCKEE; from the exons ATGGATCTTGTGCTGAATGTTGCAGACTATTATGTCCTCACCCCATATGTGTACCCTGCCTCATGGCCTGAGGACGGGGCTCTGCGGCAGATTATCAGCCTGCTTGTGCTGACAAATCTCGGGGCTGCAGTCCTGTACTTGGGCCTAGGAGCCATCAGCTACTTCTTCATCTTCGATCATAATTTGATGAAACACCCACAGTTCTTAGAG aatCAGGTTCAGAGGGAGATCAAATATGCGCTAACTTCTCTGCCCTGGATCAGCATTCCGACAGTGGCTTTGTTTTTCGCTGAAGTTAGAGGATATAGCAAACTGTATGACAATGTCAGTGAATCTCCACTGG GTTGGACAGGGCTCTTCCTGAGCATGatctctttcctgtttttcactGACATGTGTATCTACTGGATTCATCGATTCCTACATCATAAGCTCATTTATAAG CTGTTTCACAAACCACACCACATATGGAAGATCCCCACTCCATTTGCCAGCCACGCCTTTCATCCAGTGGATGGCTTCATGCAGGGACTCCCATACCACATCTACCCCTTTATTTTCCCCCTCCACAAGGTGCTCTACTTGGTCCTGTACGTATTTGTCAACATATGGACCATCTCTATCCACGACGGCGACTACCGTGTCCCCAGCGCTTTGATGAGTGTCATCAATGGCTCAGCTCACCACACTGACCACCACCTCTTCTTTGACTACAATTACGGCCAATACTTCACACTGTGGGACCGCCTTGGAGGCTCTTACAGGCATCCGTCAGCTCTGATGGGAAAGGGTCCCCACGATCTCATCCGGAAACTTCAAGCAGAGGGAAAGCTAAGAAATGACAGCGTGAAGACTAAAGGTCAAGTGAACGGACATGCCCAGAGAGAAGTCACATGCAAGGAGGAATAA